Genomic DNA from Pseudomonas fluorescens:
TGCGGTACTGCTGGTGCTGGTATAGGTGGAGTAACTGCTGACGCTACCGATCATGGGCGCTCTCCTTGGGCTGGGATAGCCGGTGGGTGCACCGGCTTATGCAGCCTCTGCGAGGGAGTTGTCTGGGGTGTGTGGAGTTTGTACCGAGAGAAATACACGGCGTTCGCTCCTGTGGGAGCTTGCTCCCACAGGAGCGATAAGAGGGCTTAGAGACGAGGCAGGCTGATCACCGCTGTCAAACCACCCCCTGGCGTCTCTTCCAGGGTCAATTGCCCGCCCAGGCGTTCGGTGGCTTCCCGGGCGATGGTCATGCCCAGGCCGACGCCGCCGGAGTTGCGGTTGCGTGAGCCTTCCAGGCGAAAGAACGGCTCGAACACCGCCTCGCGTTTGTCCGCCGCAATACCGGGACCATGGTCGATGACTCGAATCAGCACCTGCTTATGTTGGTCTTCCAGGCTGATCAAGGCATGACCGGCGTAGCGCAGGGCATTGTCGATGAGGTTGTTGAGGCACGAACGCAGCGCCATCGGTTGCACCTGCAGCGGTGCACAGCTACCGCTGACCTGTACATCGGCGCCCTGGTCCTGGGCGTTTTCGCTCAACGATTCCACCAAGGCCTGCACGTCCATCCATTGCAACGCTTCACTGGTGCGCTGTTCGTGCAAGTAGGTGAGGGTGGCATCGAGCATGCCGATCATGTCGTCCAGGTCCTGGCGCATCTGGCCTTGCAGCTTGATGTCATCGATCTGCTCCAGGCGCAGCTTGAGCCGCGAAAGCGGCGTGCGCAGGTCATGGGACACCGCGCCGAGCATGCGCGAACGCTGCTGCACCTGCTCGCGAATCCGTTGCTGCATCAGGTTGAACGTATGGGCTGCCTGTCGCGCTTCACGGGGGCCGTTTTCATCCAGCGGCGGGCTGTCGAGGTTTTCGCTCAGGCGCTCGGCCGCATCGCTCAGGCGCTGGATGGGGCGGGTCAGGAGCTTGGCGCCGTACCAGGCCGCGATGATCAGGCACACGAATTGAAAGGTCAGCGGCACCAGCGGGCCGCCGAACCAGGGGCGCGCAGGGCGGTTAGGGGGCGGGCCGAAGCGCGGGGGCTTTCGGCCTGTCGGGAGAATTCCGGCGGTGGCCCGGGAGGCGGCCTGTCGTATTGAGAAAACCAGGCAAACGCCAACAGGTGCGCCAGGACAATCGCCAGCAACAGCACGCCAAACAGGCGGCCGAACAGAGAGTCGAGGCGCAGTTGCATCAACCGATGTCCCGCGCGTCGAACAAGTAGCCTTCACCACGCACGGTCTTGATCAGTTGCGGGGCCTTGGGGTCGTCGCCCAGCTTCTGGCGCAGGCGTGATACAAGCAGGTCGATGCTGCGGTCGAAGGCCTCGATGGAGCGCCCGCGAGCCGCGTCCAGCAGTTGTTCGCGGCTGAGCACCCGGCGCGGTCGTTCGATGAAGACCCACAACAGGCGAAACTCGGCATTGGACAGGGGCACCACCAGCCCATTGGCGGAGATCAGTTGGCGCAGCACACTGTTGAGCCGCCAGTTGTCGAAACGGATATTGGCCCGATGCTCGCTGCGGTCGTCGCGCACCCGGCGCAGGATGGTCTGGATACGCGCCACCAGCTCCCTGGGTTCGAATGGTTTGGCCATGTAGTCATCGGCGCCCAGCTCCAGGCCGATGATGCGGTCGGTGGGCTCGCAGCGGGCGGTGAGCATCAGGATCGGGATGTCCGATTCGGCGCGCAGCCAGCGGCACAACTGCAAGCCATCTTCACCCGGTAGCATCAGGTCGAGCACGATCACGTCGAAGTGCTCGGCCTGCATTGCCTGGCGCATGGCCGCGCCATCGGTCACGCCGCTGGCCCGGATGCTGAAACGGGCCAGGTAATCGATCAGCAGCTCGCGGATCGGCACGTCGTCGTCGACGATCAGCGCGCGGGTACTCCAGCGCTTGTCGTCGTCGGACACTTTTTGATCGTCAGAATTTGCAACAGGGGTGTTCTGCATGGATGCATCATCTGCCAGGTAGGCTGCCAACCGCAAAGAAGGCGGCGAGGTTGAGCCCTCAGCATAGGCTTCGTGCCGCGAGGCGTGAAGCGCTGAAAGGACGGGGTGCGGCGGCGGACGGTAGCGTGTCGACGTGTTGTACGCATGTCATGAATGTATCGGCTTCGACACAAAGGCCGGTATCGTCCATGCTGCTGGGGGACGATGATATTTACCGATCATCGGGTCCCGCACGGGCGCTCGTTCCGCTACAATGCGCGCCGATTTCGACTTGCCTGAGAGCCCGCTCATGTCCGCCTGCCAGACGCCCATTATCGTCGCCCTGGATTTCCCCTCCCGTGACGCCGCCCTGAAGCTGGCCGACCAGTTGGACCCCAAGCTATGCCGGGTCAAAGTCGGCAAGGAACTGTTCACCAGTTGTGCTTCGGAAATTGTCGGGACCCTGCGCGACAAGGGTTTCGAAGTGTTCCTGGACCTGAAGTTCCACGATATTCCCAACACCACCGCCATGGCCGTCAAGGCCGCTGCGGAGATGGGCGTGTGGATGGTCAACGTGCACTGCTCCGGTGGCCTGCGCATGATGGCGGCCTGCCGTGAAGTGCTGGATCAGCGCAGCGGCCCGAAACCGTTGCTGATCGGCGTGACCGTGCTGACCAGCATGGAGCGCGAGGATCTGGCCGGGATCGGCCTGGACGTCGAGCCTCAGGAGCAGGTGCTGCGGTTGGCGGCGCTGGCGCAGAAGGCCGGCCTGGACGGTCTGGTCTGTTCGGCCCTGGAGGCCAGCGCCCTGAAAGCGGCTCACCCGTCGCTGCAATTGGTGACCCCGGGGATTCGTCCGGCGGGCAGCGCCCAGGACGACCAGCGTCGCATCCTGACTCCGCGCCAGGCGCTGGACGCCGGTTCCGATTACCTGGTAATCGGCCGTCCGATCAGCCAGGCCGCCGACCCAGCTCAGGCGCTGGCGGCGGTCGTGGCCGAATTGGCCTGACCTGACACCGAAGATCCCTAATGTGGGAGCGAGCTCGCTCCCACAGTTGTTTTGTGTCAGACCTTCAATACCAACTTCCCGAAGTTCTCCCCACTGAACAATTTGGTCAGTGTCTCGGGGAATGTCTCCAGACCTTCGACAATGTCCTCCTTGCTCTTGAGCTGTCCCTTGGCCATCCAGCCGGCCATTTCCTGTCCAGCGGCGGCGAACTGCGCGGCGTAGTCCATGACCACGAAACCTTCCATGCGCGCCCGGTTGACCAGCAGTGACAGGTAGTTGGCTGGGCCCTTCACCGCGTCCTTGTTGTTGTACTGGCTGATGGCGCCGCAGATCACCACGCGGGCCTTGAGGTTCAAGCGGCTGAGCACGGCATCCAGGATGTCGCCCCCGACGTTGTCGAAATACACATCCACGCCCTTGGGGCATTCGCGCTTGAGGCCGGCATGAACGTCTTCGTTCTTGTAGTCGATGGCGCCGTCGAAACCCAGTTCATCGACGAGGAACTTGCATTTATCGGCCCCGCCGGCGATGCCCACCACGCGACAGCCTTTGATTTTGGCGATCTGCCCGGCGATGCTGCCCACCGCACCAGCGGCGCCTGAGAGCACCACGGTCTCGCCCGCCTTGGGCGCGCCGACGTCCAGCAGGGCGAAATAGGCAGTCATGCCCGTCATGCCCAGTGCGGACAAATAACGTGGCAGCGGTGCCAGTTTCGGGTCGACCTTGTAGAAACCTCTTGGCTCGCCGAGGAAATAATCCTGCACCCCCAACGCACCGTTTACGTAGTCCCCGACCGCGAACCCCGGGTTGTTCGAGGCAATTACCTGGCCGACACCCAATGCCCGCATCACCTCGCCGATGCCGACCGGCGGGATATAGGACTTGCCCTCGTTCATCCAGCCGCGCATGGCTGGGTCCAGGGACAGGTATTCGTTTTTCACCAGGATCTGGCCGGCTGCCGGTTCGCCGACCGGTACTTGCTGATAGGTGAAAGTCTCGCGGGTCGCCGCGCCTACCGGGCGTTTGGCGAGCAGGAACTGGCGATTGGTCTGGGCAGTCATGGCGGGCACTCAAGATGAATGAAGCCTTGT
This window encodes:
- the pyrF gene encoding orotidine-5'-phosphate decarboxylase, whose protein sequence is MSACQTPIIVALDFPSRDAALKLADQLDPKLCRVKVGKELFTSCASEIVGTLRDKGFEVFLDLKFHDIPNTTAMAVKAAAEMGVWMVNVHCSGGLRMMAACREVLDQRSGPKPLLIGVTVLTSMEREDLAGIGLDVEPQEQVLRLAALAQKAGLDGLVCSALEASALKAAHPSLQLVTPGIRPAGSAQDDQRRILTPRQALDAGSDYLVIGRPISQAADPAQALAAVVAELA
- a CDS encoding response regulator; the encoded protein is MQNTPVANSDDQKVSDDDKRWSTRALIVDDDVPIRELLIDYLARFSIRASGVTDGAAMRQAMQAEHFDVIVLDLMLPGEDGLQLCRWLRAESDIPILMLTARCEPTDRIIGLELGADDYMAKPFEPRELVARIQTILRRVRDDRSEHRANIRFDNWRLNSVLRQLISANGLVVPLSNAEFRLLWVFIERPRRVLSREQLLDAARGRSIEAFDRSIDLLVSRLRQKLGDDPKAPQLIKTVRGEGYLFDARDIG
- a CDS encoding NADP-dependent oxidoreductase, whose product is MTAQTNRQFLLAKRPVGAATRETFTYQQVPVGEPAAGQILVKNEYLSLDPAMRGWMNEGKSYIPPVGIGEVMRALGVGQVIASNNPGFAVGDYVNGALGVQDYFLGEPRGFYKVDPKLAPLPRYLSALGMTGMTAYFALLDVGAPKAGETVVLSGAAGAVGSIAGQIAKIKGCRVVGIAGGADKCKFLVDELGFDGAIDYKNEDVHAGLKRECPKGVDVYFDNVGGDILDAVLSRLNLKARVVICGAISQYNNKDAVKGPANYLSLLVNRARMEGFVVMDYAAQFAAAGQEMAGWMAKGQLKSKEDIVEGLETFPETLTKLFSGENFGKLVLKV